CTCCCAATCTGCTTCTACGAGGATTCTTGGCTGTTGGAGCTTTACCTTTGCCCTTGGGGTCGACTTCTTGAGAAAGGGGTCCAATGAGGTAAGATTGGTAGAATGTACGAGAGACTTCGCCCTTTGGCGGTCTACCTCTACGTCGACGAGCAAGCgcgggagaagagaatgcACCGGTCAGGTATTGATTATCGGGCTACAAAAAAGTCAGCTTTGATGGCAAAACGGCCGATTCACTTACATGCTCCTCTGTCAGCAAATTCTCCACAAACGTGCCAACAGATCTCAGGTTCGACAagactttttctttttgatcCTCATCTCTTACCTCTAGTTCTTTAACTTCCTTCACAAGGTCTATgatcctcttttcctccgcTGTCTTGTCATCGCGCGTCCTCACAAATTCATCCCTGACGGGAGGCAACGTATTTTCAAGGTAAGAGATAGAGTTTTGTATATCTGTCTGAACCACTTGCAACGCTTCCAAATCTTCGGAGAAGATGTCCTTGGGCAAAAGAGGCGCAATGGACGAGTCGTTGCTAGCTGCATCAATGTCGGCATCGGGATGGGCTCGCAAATGGGATATCTGATTCTCGACTCTGACGATGGCCGCTTTGGTCAGAGCAAGGTCTTCCATGAtaatcctctccatctccgtATTGAGAGCTGCAGCGAGGCCAATGGCTGCACTGGCTCCAGGAATCGACATCTGCCCCGGAAGTGGAAATGGGATAGACATGTTGCCGATTTTGAAGGGAGAGGTATGGGGCGCGTCAGCCTTTTCCTGATGTTGCAACTGCGGGTCATCATGTCCCATGGCGACAGCCGCGAGCTCCCCTAATCTTCCACTTTCAGAATCTTTCAGGAAGGTCTCCATCCCTTGCATCCAGTTTGCTTCGTTGCCTTCTGAAAAGTCGACACCAGTAATGTCCGTGAGCGCGGCCAGAATAGTGTGAGAGTGcgcttcttgctcttgagCCTGAGTATCACTTTCTTGTGAGACCTGCTGATCATCGTCATGTGGTTCTTCCGTTCTTGAGGGGCCAGGAGTAGGCTGATGTTCAGCATCCTGAACTCCATGTTGGAAATCGCTTCCTTCGATTCCACCTTCTAACGCAGCGATCTGCTCCTTCAGTCTCGCATTCTCCTCTGACAATATACGCGAAGCATTCTCAAGCGCCGCACCCTTTTCAGCCTGTCTACTTCTCGACCTGTCTGCTGCTAGACGGTTCGCTTCCCGTCGTCTAAAGTCGGCAGCGGATCCGGGAACAGTGCCGCGGGCCTTGGATGGACGACCTGTTTTTGTTGTGCGTTGGGAGGGCTGGGCAACTGGTGAGGTGGATGCTGAGTTCTGCAGAGGCTGGTGGTGGTCGTCTGTATGCTGCGGTGAGTTGTCTGCGAGTGCTGGATCTATGACGGGGTCGAGGACTAGGTGGTCCATTGTGGTTTCTGTAGGCGGACGTTGAGAGTGGAGGAAACATCAACAAAAACAAGAATGACATGGCAATTTCTCACATTGGTGGGTACTGCGTGCCTaatgaggaggaaaggaagaccTCTGTCAAAAAGAGGTGCGCGGTTCCTGAATGAAGCTAGGCTCGCGTCGGCCCAGTATTCGACGAGAGTTGTCCGAGTGCCATAGAAATCCAGCAGCCGTTACTTGTGTCGACATCAACTCTAGCTTTTCTCTGTAGTCAAGTCAAAGAAAACAACATCTAGCTATGAGGCCTCCCACAACCATCTACAAACCAGGTCTTAGCAATGCCCTCAAGGTTTCGTCAAAGCCAGCCATCTCTGTCCCTGCAATCACATCTCGGAACCTCCACCTCGCTCGACCTGCGTTCTCGTCAATACCTCTCAGAGCCACCGTGTCTAAATCGGCTCATGTAACCTTCAAGAGGAGTCATTCACATCACGCTCCACAGCCTACCGAGCCTATTCCCGAAATTTCGTCCGAAAATACTTATGATATTGTGATAATCGGCGGTGCAAATGCTGGCTTAGCATTTGCCTGTGCTCTCTGTAAGTATTACCTTAGGTCGCCGCGTCAGACTAACATGATATCCTCCCCAAGTATCTCAACCAACAATCTCCCAGACTTGCCGGATACTCCTTGTGGAAGGCTCGTCTTTGGATCGCACTCGCAATTGGCCCGAATCAAGCGAATGGGAGAACCGTATCAGTAGCTTGACGCATGAAAATATCGAATGGCTGGAAAGTAAGTCTAAAAGGTAACCGATGATTACAGTTCTCTGATATGAAATATAGGCATCGGTGTGTGGAGACATATCACAAACGATAGGTCCTGCCCTGTCCATGAAATCATTGTACGTCCCTATGCCTGTCATTGTAACTATGTTCTAACGCAGCCTCAAGGTCTGGTCGAACCCTTCTCCTACCGAAACGCCCACAATCCACTTTCCTCCTGTTGGACGTCCTCTGGCCCGTATGACAGAAAACCTTAATCTACAAAaggctcttcttcgacgTATCGAAGAAGCAGGTAAAGGCATCGTCGACATTCGTGAAAACTCCAGAGTAAGGGAGATGCGTCTTGGCGAAGGTGGTCGTTGGGTTGGCTTGCGGATCGGAGATGAATGGGTCCGGGGATCCCTAGTAGTTGGAGCAGATGGCCCAAACTCCCCAGTCAGGCATTTCTCGGAGATTGAATCGTACGGTCATGGTTACAACACCCACGCCGTGGTCGCTACTCTCAACCACGACCCCGATCCTCTCTACCCCAACACTACCGCTTTCCAGCGCTTCCTCTCTACCGGGCCCATagccttcctccctctttctGACACATCATCTACAATGGTATGGTCCACTCTTCCCGAAAACGCTGCTGCTCTCAAGAAACTTTCTCATGATGCCCTTACTCAAATGGTCAACGCTGCTTTCACTCTGCCTGAAGAGACACTTTCCAGCTTGTGCGAGGCCATGCTGTCTGCTCAGTCTGAAGGAACACCTTTGACAGCGCCCCAAATCGTCACTCTCATCGCTACCCTCCCCACCCCTCTTACATCCTCCGATCAGCCCATCATCCCACCTGCCATCACATCCATCCACCCCCCTTCGGTAgcttccttccctcttcgTATTTCTCACGCGACATCCTACCTCGGAGAACGTACCGCTCTTGTGGGCGATGCGGCACATACGATCCATCCCCTGGCTGGACAAGGGCTGAACATGGGTTTGGCTGACGTCAAGTGCCTTGCAGAAGTCCTCGAAGAGACCAGACGATTGGGAGGCGATTTGGGTAGTCTTGAAGGTACAAAAGGTTATCCTAAAGAGCGATATCCTTTGAACCATTTGATGTTGAGTGCGACGGATAAGCTACACTACATCTTTCGAGCGAGGAACGGGTTGGTCAACTGGGTGAGAGGTACTGGATTCGATGTAATCAACGAGTTGGGGCCTATT
This Cryptococcus neoformans var. neoformans JEC21 chromosome 9 sequence DNA region includes the following protein-coding sequences:
- a CDS encoding ubiquinone biosynthesis monooxygenase, putative, giving the protein MRPPTTIYKPGLSNALKVSSKPAISVPAITSRNLHLARPAFSSIPLRATVSKSAHVTFKRSHSHHAPQPTEPIPEISSENTYDIVIIGGANAGLAFACALLSQPTISQTCRILLVEGSSLDRTRNWPESSEWENRISSLTHENIEWLESIGVWRHITNDRSCPVHEIIVWSNPSPTETPTIHFPPVGRPLARMTENLNLQKALLRRIEEAGKGIVDIRENSRVREMRLGEGGRWVGLRIGDEWVRGSLVVGADGPNSPVRHFSEIESYGHGYNTHAVVATLNHDPDPLYPNTTAFQRFLSTGPIAFLPLSDTSSTMVWSTLPENAAALKKLSHDALTQMVNAAFTLPEETLSSLCEAMLSAQSEGTPLTAPQIVTLIATLPTPLTSSDQPIIPPAITSIHPPSVASFPLRISHATSYLGERTALVGDAAHTIHPLAGQGLNMGLADVKCLAEVLEETRRLGGDLGSLEGTKGYPKERYPLNHLMLSATDKLHYIFRARNGLVNWVRGTGFDVINELGPIKRILMGGAGSGVGLGGASARTEKEREFGRARAEDKLKPAGGWPMAVANGVEGWFALKGVMGMVGGVVGEAARNGLRRAADALDGKR